From Gossypium raimondii isolate GPD5lz chromosome 11, ASM2569854v1, whole genome shotgun sequence:
CCACAATTtgagaataacaattttatgtaataaatatatttattaaaagtatagtCAAGCTTTGATTGGAATCTTAAAGTCAAAtgattttacataaaaatatataaaagataaaattactatcatagtaatataatataatttatatataaaagagtattttaatcatttctcaTCTGAGTTTTGCTCAAATAACTTGTGacaccaatttaattaaaagcttaaatacaatataaatatcaataaaatatatttaacatttaatctaactagacaaggtcaaagaaaaatacaaaagataaataaagcaaataataatatttttctggGGAATATTCTATAATAGTCTTCCTGCAATTGAGGTCTCTGGTTGCATAATATAATGTTCTTTCACTATGATCTTTGACCCTTCAGAGAACCTGCAAGACAACTAGAATAGGTTAgacattataaaagaaatttatttaatttttatacagtCTATACTCCATAGGAACCTTGAAAAGAACTCTAAAAGTTGGAGATAAAACACAAAAGAAGTTtaagatttaaaagaaaataaaggtatTAAAAACATTATCTGTTCGAGTAGTAATGTAGTCATTTATTGCATATAGGTTTAAATCGATTTGTTTGGTCTAGTATGAAGCCTGAATTATAGTAAAAGAAATTGTTGCAAGTGAATTAAAAGAgggtgattattttttattttaatatctcacTTGTGAATTGTTTGAACTGGTAATGTTTAAGGCCATTAACAAGCTATCCAAAAAGGGTAAGATTAAGCCTCATATGGGCTTCGTTTTGGCTTAGAAACAGGATAAGTACTTCCAATTAGGATTTTTGTTAGGTAATACATTGAATATAATTGATACTTTATAAGCAGTTAGGTGAATAGAATTGTTGCCTAATGTTCATTAATAAAtagtaagtaaaataaaacaaaatgatgGACCACAGAAAAGATATTCCCCACTTTTTCTGGATTATGTTCTACGGACCCACAGGGTGACTTCAGctatttaatgtttaaggacttaGGGAATGACATTGTCTGATTTAAGAGTTCTTGTGGGGCTGTGGAGGAGCTAGGATATACTTCCTGGATAACTATTTCTTTAAACACAGACGTATAAGCATTTGATTATTTATCACAAAAACCAAAGAAAGTTGCATTGTTAGGAATGCCAAATTCATGCTTATGAAATGATCTTCTGTTTCTTGGTTATCTGAAAGTGTTCATGGATAACTTGCAAATATTGACAAGTGAATGGAGCTGTGAATGATCATATAAAATGGTTTTGgatattagctgattatttattAGGTTGGGTACTGAGTGGTACAAAGTCACTAGCACATTACCCTTTGGATACGGTAAGCTGATAACTCACTGCTTTAGTTGCTGCTCCCACTTGGATATGGATAAGGGTACCGTCCAGACTCGATCTCTTTGACATCCCTGACTAGGATCTCATAGTGCTGCTTGACTTCCTCAGCTGACTTTCCACCCACAGCTTTAGCAATATTAATCCAGCGGTCAGGAGTGTCCTGATCATATTTAGCCAGAGCCTTCTCGAACATTTTGTTTTGCTTAGGTGTCCAGGAGGAGTTAGAGCTACGTGAAGAACTGAGAGAATGGGATGCCATTTGATGAAAATCCAAATGCAACTATTGAAAACAGAGGATTTATCGACAAGCTCAGGTGAATGGCAGgctaaaacttaaaagaaatatgCCTGTGACTGAATTTGAGAGAAGGTTGT
This genomic window contains:
- the LOC105803790 gene encoding protein RADIALIS-like 3, yielding MASHSLSSSRSSNSSWTPKQNKMFEKALAKYDQDTPDRWINIAKAVGGKSAEEVKQHYEILVRDVKEIESGRYPYPYPSGSSN